The proteins below are encoded in one region of Microbispora sp. NBC_01189:
- a CDS encoding thiol-disulfide oxidoreductase DCC family protein — MGGESGDNRILLVFDGDCAFCQTCVNAGHRVLRYMPAVRAWQGLDLRAAGLTREEVMTSVQLLGPGGLRAHGARAIGVMLVVQPHAAWRALGRLLLAPPVSWAAEAGYRLVSRYRHLLPGSTTCGVPPA, encoded by the coding sequence ATGGGCGGAGAAAGCGGAGACAACCGCATCCTGCTGGTCTTCGACGGCGACTGCGCCTTCTGCCAGACGTGCGTGAACGCCGGGCACCGGGTCCTGCGCTACATGCCCGCCGTACGGGCGTGGCAGGGTCTCGACCTCCGCGCGGCGGGGCTGACCCGCGAGGAGGTCATGACGTCCGTGCAGCTCCTGGGCCCGGGAGGGCTGCGTGCCCACGGCGCGCGGGCCATCGGGGTGATGCTCGTGGTGCAGCCGCACGCCGCCTGGCGCGCGCTCGGCCGCCTGCTGCTCGCGCCGCCGGTGAGCTGGGCGGCCGAGGCGGGCTACCGCCTGGTGTCGCGCTACCGTCATCTGCTGCCCGGTTCCACGACCTGCGGCGTGCCGCCCGCTTGA
- a CDS encoding cobalamin biosynthesis protein — protein sequence MDDATAAGLLAGAAIDALLGDPRRGHPVAVFGSRAAALEMLIYRDSRLAGVAYTTICVGAATAIGVIADRMTRQSPVARAAVTAAATWAVLGGTTLATEGALMAHSLRGGDLPAARARLPHLCGRDPSGLGAAELARGTVESIAENTSDAVVAPLVWGAVFGVPGLLGYRAVNTLDAMVGHRSPRYARFGWASARLDDVANYVPARLTALLTTGLAGLAGGSPRRAATVLRRDGHRHPSPNSGRCEAAFAGALGVRLGGANDYGGRVEHRPELGDGPGPAVADIPRSVRLARAVSYASVGLAVATRLAGARARRVTPRRRH from the coding sequence ATGGATGATGCCACGGCGGCGGGGCTGCTGGCCGGGGCGGCGATCGACGCCCTCCTCGGCGACCCCCGGCGGGGTCACCCGGTGGCGGTGTTCGGCAGCCGGGCCGCCGCCCTCGAAATGCTCATATATCGGGATTCGCGGTTAGCGGGGGTCGCCTACACGACCATCTGCGTCGGCGCCGCGACGGCCATCGGGGTGATCGCGGACCGGATGACCCGGCAGAGCCCGGTCGCGCGGGCCGCCGTCACCGCCGCCGCCACCTGGGCGGTCCTCGGCGGCACGACCCTCGCCACGGAGGGCGCGCTGATGGCCCATTCGCTGCGGGGCGGTGACCTGCCCGCCGCCCGCGCCCGCCTTCCGCACCTGTGCGGGCGCGACCCGTCCGGTCTCGGCGCCGCCGAGCTGGCGCGGGGCACCGTCGAGTCGATCGCCGAGAACACCTCGGACGCCGTCGTCGCGCCGCTCGTGTGGGGCGCCGTCTTCGGCGTGCCCGGCCTGCTCGGCTACCGCGCGGTCAACACACTCGACGCGATGGTGGGCCACCGGTCGCCGCGATACGCGCGGTTCGGCTGGGCCTCGGCCCGGCTCGACGACGTGGCCAACTACGTGCCCGCCCGGCTGACCGCGCTGCTCACCACCGGTCTCGCCGGGCTGGCCGGGGGCTCCCCGCGCCGCGCGGCCACCGTGCTCCGCCGCGACGGCCACCGCCACCCCAGCCCCAACTCCGGGCGCTGCGAGGCCGCCTTCGCCGGCGCTCTCGGCGTACGGCTCGGCGGGGCGAACGACTACGGTGGCAGGGTGGAGCACCGCCCGGAACTGGGCGACGGTCCCGGTCCGGCCGTCGCCGACATCCCCCGGTCCGTACGGCTGGCGCGCGCGGTGTCGTACGCCTCGGTGGGGCTGGCCGTCGCCACCCGCCTGGCAGGCGCACGGGCCCGCCGAGTTACCCCTCGAAGGAGGCATTGA
- a CDS encoding phosphotransferase: MAVREIPLVGDVSEGVVRVGATVRRPMRPTSPSVHALLRHLEAAGFDRAPRFLGVDERGRAILTYIEGMVPARPLPAYAVSEETLTTLALLLRRLHDAAATFDPPHGATWEDGSAPEGSPELVGHCDVTPANVVFRDRPGAGPVPYALIDFDMARPTTRLFDVVTTLRHWAPLADPVDRDPAQRSLDAAARVRLFCDAYGLPAQDRLRLVETARTRFGRSYALMRDRARTRGGGWARMWADGVGGRIRRAAAWLDANEEALQDHLLGDARVPGPAAGPAS, translated from the coding sequence ATGGCCGTACGTGAGATCCCACTCGTCGGAGACGTATCCGAGGGAGTCGTACGGGTAGGGGCGACGGTACGGCGGCCGATGCGGCCCACGTCGCCGTCGGTCCACGCGCTGTTGCGGCACCTGGAGGCCGCCGGGTTCGACCGGGCGCCCCGGTTCCTCGGGGTCGACGAGCGGGGCAGGGCGATCCTCACCTACATCGAGGGCATGGTGCCCGCGCGCCCGCTTCCGGCGTACGCGGTGAGCGAGGAGACACTGACCACGCTGGCCCTGCTGCTGCGGCGCCTCCACGACGCGGCGGCGACGTTCGATCCGCCTCACGGCGCGACGTGGGAGGACGGCTCGGCGCCGGAGGGCTCGCCCGAACTCGTGGGCCACTGCGACGTGACCCCGGCCAACGTCGTCTTCCGCGACCGGCCCGGCGCGGGGCCCGTGCCGTACGCGCTGATCGACTTCGACATGGCCAGGCCGACGACGCGGTTGTTCGACGTGGTGACGACGCTGCGGCACTGGGCTCCGCTCGCCGACCCGGTCGACCGGGACCCCGCGCAGCGGTCCCTGGACGCGGCGGCCCGGGTGCGGCTGTTCTGCGACGCGTACGGCCTGCCGGCGCAGGATCGGCTGAGGCTGGTGGAGACGGCGCGGACGCGGTTCGGCCGGTCGTACGCGCTGATGCGGGACCGGGCCCGCACGCGCGGCGGTGGCTGGGCGCGCATGTGGGCCGACGGCGTCGGCGGCCGGATCAGGCGTGCCGCCGCCTGGCTCGACGCCAACGAGGAGGCGCTCCAGGACCACCTCCTCGGCGACGCGCGGGTCCCGGGCCCGGCCGCCGGACCCGCCTCCTGA
- a CDS encoding DEAD/DEAH box helicase, producing MDPLATSTFIAGTYRRYLRSLLPVRDPAIAESLAAEIAASPLLTRGPLLEATPPYRTGATLRELIGDGVLDPAFAALGSPALPLDRPLYLHQEHALRKAATGRNLVVATGTGSGKTESFLLPILSALISEGRPSPGVRALLLYPMNALANDQLKRLRELLSAVPRITFGRYTGDTPEKAQQGAALFDELNPGQPRLPNELLSREEMRARPPHLLLTNYAMLEYLLLRPADLELFEHADRWRFVVLDEAHVYDGARAEELGMLLRRLRDRVARDRTLQAIATSATVGDEPGAVMDFAAKLFDAPFEWVSDDPARQDLVTAARVDMPPGPFWGPLTAADYRKLAMSEDPAAELVRRSGLPDGGTALACEHAMATLRGTLSGGPRPFADLAQLLFGDQEEPAESLAALVAVGEKIRDLSGSAVLSARYHLFARATEGAFTCLIGPHVSLGRHETCTTCSGAVFEFGACKRCGAVHLTGAVELSGGGQVFSPRVSRDDSRVWLLLGDAPEMTDEDDETLEAVPETEAQDAFLCGRCGALHAVRQSECGRDGCHETQLRPVRRLKTRASSPSGCLACGARGSGMIRQFESGNEAAAAVLATALYQALPPMPEQEDRPGGGRKLLTFSDSRQAAAYFAPYLESSYAQIQQRRLILDGLRRAVARDETATVDDLVDEVVAAAGQAGVFERRASRQQRRREVALWVMRELVAMDERQSLEGLGLLRVELDREPGWRLPAPLLGLGLTPDECWLFLGELARSLRQQGALTMPEEVDPRDELFDPRRGPIYVRGDGAEAKLKVLSWLPTRGVNRRLDYLRRVLAALGSGADARQILDGCWKLLTSLRDGWLSSAALPRLGQVHQLDHTWLKLSPAVEIYQCGLCRRISAASLRGVCPTLGCQGVLTPAKPDADDHHRVLYQAMTPVPLLAKEHTAQWTGLEAADIQQRFLRGEVNVLSCSTTFELGVDVGELQAVMLRNMPPTTANYIQRAGRAGRRADSAALVLTYAQRRSHDLSRYQEPEKMIAGQVRAPYVPLGNDRIDRRHAHSVALAAFFRYAKETSGTVWKTAGDFFLSGASSQVKAFLTPVPSGVLGSLRQVLPASVQAELGVETGAWVTDLCELLEQVRLELSQDIEAFEEHRREAFAKRRSDLAARYERTINTVTRRSLIGYLANRNVLPKYGFPVDSVELRTAHCDSQVGARLELSRDLSSAIYEYAPGSEVVAGGVLWRSAGVYRLPGRELISRSYTVCRTCQHYREGDETLEVACPACGSASEGVLRQYYVPEFGFVADHRTAKPATAPPKGSWNGATHIVSLGEELAERRWASPGGASVWCRSGSRGRLVVLSEGPTGSGFLICDWCGWGTPNQGKTAKSHVNPLRQNDCTGPLRWRSLAHSFETDILELRFDTPGLTETAHWRSALYALLEGAADGLEISRNDIDGAINPGSDGRTGLVIFDTVPGGAGSALRIAESLDVVAGAALKRVASCDCGAETSCYSCLRTRHNERHHDRLSRGAALQVLRALTTGGPLILT from the coding sequence ATGGATCCCCTCGCCACCAGCACGTTCATCGCCGGCACGTACCGGCGTTATCTCCGCTCGTTGCTGCCGGTGCGGGATCCGGCGATCGCCGAATCGCTCGCGGCGGAGATCGCGGCCAGCCCGCTGCTGACCAGGGGCCCCCTGCTGGAGGCCACCCCGCCCTACCGGACCGGTGCGACCCTCCGCGAGCTGATCGGCGACGGCGTCCTCGATCCTGCGTTCGCGGCGCTGGGCAGCCCCGCACTTCCCCTGGACCGGCCGCTCTACCTGCATCAGGAGCACGCGCTGCGCAAAGCGGCCACCGGACGGAACCTGGTGGTGGCCACCGGCACGGGCTCGGGCAAGACGGAGAGCTTCCTGCTGCCGATCCTGTCCGCGCTCATTTCCGAGGGACGTCCGTCCCCCGGTGTGCGGGCGCTGCTGCTCTATCCGATGAACGCCTTGGCCAACGACCAGCTCAAACGGCTTCGCGAGCTGCTGTCGGCCGTACCGCGGATCACCTTTGGCCGCTACACGGGTGACACGCCGGAGAAGGCACAGCAGGGGGCAGCCCTGTTCGACGAGCTCAATCCGGGTCAGCCGAGGCTGCCGAACGAGCTGCTCAGCCGGGAGGAGATGCGGGCCCGTCCTCCGCATCTGCTGCTCACCAACTACGCGATGCTCGAATATCTGCTGCTTCGCCCGGCCGACCTGGAGCTGTTCGAACACGCCGACAGGTGGCGGTTCGTGGTCCTGGACGAAGCCCATGTGTATGACGGCGCCAGGGCCGAGGAGCTCGGCATGCTGCTGCGCCGCCTCCGTGACCGAGTGGCACGGGACCGGACGTTGCAGGCCATCGCCACCAGCGCCACGGTCGGCGACGAACCGGGCGCGGTCATGGACTTCGCCGCCAAGCTGTTCGACGCTCCGTTTGAGTGGGTCTCAGACGACCCCGCCCGCCAGGATCTGGTGACCGCCGCCCGGGTTGACATGCCGCCGGGGCCGTTCTGGGGGCCGTTGACCGCGGCGGACTACCGAAAGCTGGCGATGAGTGAGGACCCGGCTGCCGAACTGGTCCGCCGGTCCGGCCTGCCCGATGGCGGTACGGCTCTCGCCTGCGAGCACGCCATGGCCACGCTGCGCGGCACCCTGTCCGGCGGCCCCCGGCCCTTCGCGGACCTGGCCCAGCTGCTCTTCGGTGATCAGGAAGAGCCGGCTGAAAGCCTTGCCGCGCTGGTGGCCGTCGGCGAGAAGATCCGGGACCTCTCGGGAAGCGCGGTGCTGTCGGCCCGCTACCACTTGTTCGCCCGCGCCACCGAGGGTGCGTTCACCTGCCTCATCGGACCACATGTGTCCCTGGGCCGTCACGAGACGTGCACCACCTGTTCGGGGGCGGTCTTCGAGTTCGGTGCATGCAAGAGATGCGGGGCGGTCCACCTGACCGGCGCGGTGGAGCTGTCTGGCGGGGGGCAGGTGTTCAGCCCGCGGGTGAGCCGGGACGATTCCCGGGTCTGGCTGCTGCTTGGTGACGCCCCCGAGATGACCGACGAAGACGACGAGACCCTCGAGGCCGTGCCGGAGACCGAGGCTCAGGACGCGTTCCTGTGCGGCAGGTGCGGGGCGCTTCATGCAGTACGGCAAAGCGAGTGCGGCCGGGACGGTTGCCACGAGACCCAGCTGCGTCCGGTGCGGCGGCTGAAGACGCGAGCCAGCTCGCCCAGCGGCTGCCTGGCCTGCGGCGCGCGCGGCTCAGGCATGATCCGCCAGTTCGAGAGCGGCAACGAGGCGGCGGCAGCCGTCCTGGCCACCGCTCTCTATCAGGCGCTGCCGCCGATGCCCGAGCAGGAGGACCGGCCCGGCGGCGGACGCAAGCTGCTGACCTTCAGCGACAGCCGCCAGGCGGCCGCCTATTTCGCCCCTTACCTTGAGTCCAGCTACGCCCAGATCCAGCAGCGGCGGCTGATCCTCGACGGGCTCCGGCGCGCGGTCGCCAGGGACGAAACCGCCACTGTGGACGACCTGGTGGACGAGGTGGTGGCGGCGGCAGGACAGGCCGGGGTGTTCGAACGCCGGGCCTCCCGCCAGCAGCGCCGCCGCGAGGTGGCCCTGTGGGTGATGCGGGAGCTGGTGGCGATGGACGAACGCCAGTCCCTGGAAGGCCTCGGCCTCCTCCGGGTGGAGCTGGACCGCGAGCCCGGCTGGCGGCTGCCCGCGCCGCTGCTGGGGCTGGGCCTGACCCCGGACGAATGCTGGCTGTTCCTGGGCGAGCTGGCCCGCTCGCTCCGGCAGCAGGGCGCGCTGACCATGCCGGAGGAAGTCGATCCGCGCGATGAGTTGTTCGACCCTCGGCGCGGGCCGATCTACGTGCGCGGCGACGGCGCCGAGGCAAAGCTGAAGGTGCTGAGCTGGCTGCCGACGCGCGGCGTCAACCGGCGACTCGACTACCTGCGCCGGGTGCTGGCCGCCCTCGGGTCCGGCGCGGACGCCCGGCAGATCCTCGACGGCTGCTGGAAACTCCTCACGTCGCTGCGGGACGGCTGGCTGAGTTCGGCCGCACTGCCCAGGTTGGGTCAGGTGCATCAGCTGGATCACACCTGGCTGAAACTCTCCCCAGCAGTTGAGATCTACCAGTGCGGGCTGTGCCGGCGGATCAGCGCCGCCTCGCTGCGTGGGGTCTGCCCGACGCTCGGCTGTCAGGGCGTGCTGACCCCGGCCAAGCCGGACGCCGATGACCACCACCGGGTGCTGTATCAGGCGATGACGCCGGTGCCGCTGCTGGCCAAGGAGCACACCGCCCAGTGGACGGGGCTGGAGGCGGCCGACATCCAGCAGCGATTCCTGCGCGGCGAGGTGAACGTACTGTCCTGCTCGACCACTTTTGAGCTGGGCGTGGACGTGGGCGAACTCCAGGCGGTGATGCTCCGCAACATGCCGCCGACCACGGCCAACTACATCCAGCGGGCTGGGCGGGCCGGACGGCGGGCAGACTCGGCGGCCCTTGTGCTGACCTACGCTCAGAGGCGCTCGCACGATCTGTCCCGGTACCAGGAACCAGAGAAGATGATCGCCGGTCAGGTGCGGGCGCCGTACGTGCCGCTCGGCAACGACCGGATCGACCGGCGGCATGCCCATTCTGTGGCATTGGCCGCCTTCTTCCGGTACGCCAAAGAGACCTCGGGGACGGTCTGGAAGACCGCAGGCGACTTCTTCCTGTCCGGAGCGAGCTCCCAGGTGAAGGCGTTCCTCACCCCCGTCCCCTCCGGTGTGCTGGGCTCTCTGCGCCAGGTGCTACCCGCCTCCGTGCAGGCGGAACTCGGCGTAGAGACGGGCGCGTGGGTGACCGACCTGTGTGAGCTGCTGGAACAGGTGCGTCTCGAACTCTCCCAGGACATCGAGGCGTTCGAGGAGCACCGCCGTGAGGCGTTCGCCAAGCGCCGCAGCGACCTGGCCGCCCGCTACGAGCGGACCATCAACACCGTCACCCGGAGATCCCTGATCGGCTACCTGGCGAACCGGAACGTGCTGCCCAAGTACGGCTTCCCGGTGGACAGCGTGGAGTTGCGCACCGCGCACTGCGACAGCCAGGTGGGAGCCCGGCTGGAGCTCAGCCGCGATCTCTCTTCGGCGATCTATGAGTACGCACCCGGTTCCGAGGTGGTGGCCGGCGGCGTGCTCTGGCGGTCGGCGGGCGTCTACCGGCTCCCCGGCCGGGAGCTGATCAGCAGGAGCTACACGGTCTGCCGGACCTGCCAGCATTACCGTGAGGGGGACGAGACACTGGAAGTGGCCTGTCCCGCGTGCGGGAGCGCAAGCGAGGGAGTCCTGCGCCAGTACTACGTGCCGGAGTTCGGCTTCGTCGCCGATCATCGGACGGCCAAACCGGCCACGGCGCCCCCGAAGGGCTCCTGGAACGGCGCGACCCACATCGTCTCCCTGGGCGAGGAGCTGGCCGAACGCCGCTGGGCGTCTCCCGGCGGGGCTTCGGTCTGGTGCCGTTCCGGCTCACGGGGCCGGCTGGTCGTCCTGTCCGAGGGACCTACCGGCAGTGGTTTCCTGATCTGCGACTGGTGCGGCTGGGGCACACCGAACCAGGGCAAGACCGCCAAGTCGCACGTCAACCCACTCCGGCAGAACGACTGCACCGGGCCGCTGCGCTGGCGCTCCCTGGCGCACAGCTTCGAGACCGACATTCTGGAGTTGCGGTTCGACACACCCGGTCTCACCGAGACGGCTCACTGGCGTTCGGCCCTGTACGCACTGCTCGAAGGGGCCGCGGACGGGCTGGAGATCAGCAGGAACGACATCGACGGCGCGATCAATCCCGGCTCCGACGGCCGGACCGGACTAGTGATCTTCGACACAGTCCCGGGCGGGGCGGGCAGCGCGCTGCGCATCGCCGAGTCACTCGACGTGGTCGCCGGCGCCGCGCTCAAGCGGGTCGCCTCCTGTGACTGCGGCGCCGAGACCTCGTGCTACAGCTGCCTGCGCACCCGTCACAACGAACGCCACCACGACCGGCTCAGCCGTGGCGCGGCCCTCCAGGTCCTGCGCGCCCTCACCACCGGCGGCCCGCTCATTCTCACCTGA
- a CDS encoding TIGR02677 family protein, which produces MDLPKPLTDETPAVDSPVETSSFGIDAFTLDDRMRLFHFAAAEKRNEYLWLLRAFDRGRANYQVLLHASSARDLLDQLREEHPDCPAVGEVQPLLDSLNEWRLLDRSYDGTRAANLAEYRNRHYVYQFTQAGYRAYRAVEDVLGSTLEDAQLSRLIFPDILADLQALAEANRTGDGDEVYRKLSRLDQVLSDMAQRAARFYLMLGDLARTNDTRPEVFLTHKDALLTHMREFTAELARFTPRLAGAVQAVADTGADALIAHAAAADDRLFRAPGDREEDWRQRWSGLTHWFGAGAGRDSQSEAERLQTATVTAIANVLALLRRVTEARRGGVSRESQLRHLAQWFVSCPDEDAAHGLFQAVFDLGGPRHIAVTHEDPELIPPRLSWWDAEPVQLARGLVESGREPRMTGATARIERNDAQRQRLRAEQLKLTRERRDAAASLAADGLYGRVLDEPETQALLGLLDLALGARVPTSRKVTASGSAHGVRLTLRPSEGSTTVRTVYGRLHLSGVTLEVSG; this is translated from the coding sequence GTGGACCTTCCCAAGCCCCTCACCGACGAGACTCCAGCGGTTGACAGCCCGGTCGAGACGAGCTCTTTTGGAATCGACGCGTTCACGCTGGACGACCGGATGCGGCTGTTTCACTTCGCGGCGGCCGAGAAGCGCAACGAGTATCTGTGGCTGCTGCGGGCGTTCGACCGGGGCCGGGCCAACTACCAGGTGCTGCTGCACGCCTCCAGCGCCCGTGACCTGCTGGACCAGCTCCGCGAAGAGCACCCGGACTGCCCGGCGGTCGGCGAGGTGCAGCCACTGCTGGACTCGCTGAACGAGTGGCGGCTGCTGGATCGTAGCTACGACGGGACCCGCGCGGCCAACCTGGCCGAATACCGCAACCGGCACTACGTCTATCAGTTCACCCAGGCCGGTTACCGCGCGTACCGGGCGGTCGAGGACGTCCTCGGGTCGACCTTGGAGGACGCTCAGCTCTCAAGGCTGATATTTCCCGACATCCTGGCTGACCTCCAGGCGCTGGCCGAGGCCAACCGGACGGGCGACGGCGATGAGGTCTACCGGAAGCTCAGTCGCCTGGACCAGGTGCTGAGCGACATGGCGCAGCGGGCCGCCCGTTTCTATCTGATGCTGGGCGACCTGGCTCGCACCAACGACACCCGGCCCGAGGTGTTCCTCACCCACAAGGACGCGCTCCTCACTCACATGCGGGAGTTCACCGCGGAGCTCGCCCGGTTCACGCCCCGGCTGGCGGGAGCCGTACAGGCCGTGGCGGACACCGGAGCGGACGCTCTGATCGCGCACGCCGCGGCGGCCGACGACCGGCTCTTCCGCGCGCCCGGGGATCGGGAGGAGGACTGGCGGCAGCGCTGGTCCGGCCTGACCCATTGGTTCGGTGCCGGCGCGGGCCGCGACTCCCAGAGTGAGGCCGAGCGGCTGCAGACCGCGACCGTCACCGCGATCGCGAACGTGCTGGCTCTGCTCAGGAGAGTGACCGAGGCACGGCGCGGGGGCGTGAGCCGGGAGAGCCAGCTTCGGCACCTGGCCCAGTGGTTCGTCTCCTGCCCCGACGAGGACGCGGCCCACGGGCTCTTCCAGGCGGTCTTCGACCTGGGCGGCCCTCGGCACATCGCAGTCACCCACGAGGACCCGGAGCTGATCCCCCCGAGGTTGTCGTGGTGGGATGCCGAACCGGTGCAGCTGGCCCGGGGCCTGGTGGAGTCGGGCCGGGAGCCCCGGATGACCGGGGCCACCGCCAGGATCGAGCGCAACGACGCGCAGCGGCAGCGACTGCGAGCCGAGCAGCTCAAGCTGACCCGGGAGCGGCGCGACGCGGCGGCATCCCTCGCCGCCGACGGCCTCTACGGCCGCGTGCTGGACGAGCCGGAGACCCAGGCCCTGCTGGGCCTGCTCGACCTGGCGCTGGGCGCCCGGGTGCCGACCAGCAGGAAGGTCACCGCGAGCGGTTCGGCCCATGGTGTACGGCTGACGCTGCGCCCCTCCGAAGGCTCCACGACCGTCAGGACCGTGTATGGCCGGCTTCACCTCTCCGGCGTCACGCTGGAGGTGTCCGGATGA
- a CDS encoding TIGR02678 family protein — protein MSKVAENVSSLELADYQRAVRMLLSNPLITDVHPNRAALPLIRRWADQLRADLHEVLGYRLVTTANTARLLRAQDELDVTRPARTKTDRPFDRRRYAYLVLTLAALGRSGTQIALSELAEAVSADAARIDGLGLDTERKPDRDAFVDAVAWLAERGALALADGSAADWVNNPDRAEALYDIDREVVFAIYRPSRVLQHMRSVTGLLDSGHGFAQGRHRVREAASRRARRLVLERPVVYYADVSEALRGQLRHPGLIEDLERLTGQTVERRAEGVALIDASGRLSDLRFPSGGTPSQAALLLSARIAAYVTKSKPPTLPAPTAAERDTALAARIDAGLPVKGVMDELSEAGPVEREAAVEAAVYPFVTDAWLRSAMTQLMNTYGMAFAVAWRGDPDRLLSEALNLLASLRLVARVEGGVLALPLLARYRGTTAEVRPRARRAQSQTDTLFDVEEAQ, from the coding sequence ATGAGCAAGGTCGCGGAGAATGTGAGTTCGCTGGAGCTGGCCGACTACCAGCGGGCGGTGCGGATGCTGCTGAGCAATCCGCTGATCACCGATGTCCACCCGAACCGGGCCGCGCTGCCACTGATCCGCCGGTGGGCCGATCAGCTCCGGGCCGACCTGCACGAGGTGCTCGGCTACCGCCTGGTGACCACGGCGAACACCGCGCGACTGCTGCGCGCGCAGGACGAGCTCGACGTGACCCGTCCGGCACGGACCAAGACGGACCGGCCGTTCGACCGGCGCCGATACGCCTACCTGGTGCTCACTCTGGCCGCTCTCGGCCGGTCCGGGACCCAGATCGCGCTCAGCGAGCTGGCCGAGGCGGTCAGCGCGGACGCGGCCCGGATCGACGGGCTCGGCCTGGACACCGAGCGCAAGCCGGATCGGGACGCGTTCGTCGACGCGGTGGCCTGGCTCGCCGAGCGCGGCGCGCTGGCCCTGGCCGACGGTTCGGCCGCCGACTGGGTGAACAACCCCGACCGGGCCGAGGCGCTCTACGACATCGACCGCGAGGTCGTCTTCGCCATCTACCGGCCGAGCCGGGTGCTTCAGCACATGCGGTCGGTGACCGGGCTGCTCGACTCCGGTCACGGGTTCGCCCAAGGCCGGCACCGGGTGCGCGAGGCCGCGTCCCGGCGAGCGCGGCGGCTGGTGCTGGAACGCCCCGTCGTCTACTACGCGGACGTAAGCGAAGCGCTGCGCGGCCAGCTCCGCCACCCCGGTCTCATCGAGGACCTGGAGCGGCTGACCGGGCAGACCGTGGAGCGTCGCGCTGAAGGGGTGGCACTCATCGACGCCTCCGGCCGCCTGTCCGACCTGCGCTTCCCAAGCGGCGGCACCCCCTCCCAGGCGGCGCTGCTGCTGTCGGCGCGGATCGCGGCGTACGTGACGAAATCGAAGCCGCCGACACTGCCCGCTCCAACGGCGGCGGAGCGTGACACGGCCCTGGCGGCCAGGATCGACGCGGGCCTGCCCGTCAAGGGCGTCATGGACGAGCTGAGCGAGGCCGGACCCGTTGAGCGGGAGGCCGCGGTCGAGGCGGCTGTCTATCCGTTCGTCACCGACGCCTGGCTACGGAGCGCGATGACGCAGCTCATGAACACCTACGGCATGGCCTTCGCCGTGGCCTGGCGGGGCGATCCGGACCGGCTGCTGAGCGAGGCGCTGAATTTGCTGGCCTCGCTCCGCCTGGTTGCCAGGGTCGAGGGCGGTGTGCTGGCGCTCCCGCTCCTCGCCCGCTACAGGGGCACCACCGCCGAGGTGAGACCCCGGGCACGCAGGGCCCAGTCACAGACCGACACCCTCTTCGACGTCGAGGAAGCGCAGTGA